Proteins encoded by one window of Macaca fascicularis isolate 582-1 chromosome 10, T2T-MFA8v1.1:
- the MYL9 gene encoding myosin regulatory light polypeptide 9, producing the protein MSSKRAKAKTTKKRPQRATSNVFAMFDQSQIQEFKEAFNMIDQNRDGFIDKEDLHDMLASLGKNPTDEYLEGMMSEAPGPINFTMFLTMFGEKLNGTDPEDVIRNAFACFDEEASGFIHEDHLRELLTTMGDRFTDEEVDEMYREAPIDKKGNFNYVEFTRILKHGAKDKDD; encoded by the exons ATGTCCAGCAAGCGGGCCAAAGCCAAGACCACCAAGAAGCGGCCACAGCGGGCCACATCCAATGTCTTCGCAATGTTTGACCAGTCCCAGATCCAGGAGTTTAAGGAGGCTTTCAACATGATTGACCAGAACCGTGATGGCTTCATTGACAAGGAGGACCTGCACGACATGCTGGCCTCGCTGG GGAAGAACCCCACAGACGAATACCTGGAGGGCATGATGAGCGAGGCCCCGGGGCCCATCAACTTCACCATGTTCCTCACCATGTTTGGGGAGAAGCTGAACGGCACGGACCCCGAGGATGTGATTCGCAACGCTTTTGCCTGCTTCGACGAGGAAGCCTCAG gtTTCATCCATGAGGACCACCTCCGGGAGCTGCTCACCACCATGGGTGACCGCTTCACGGACGAGGAAGTGGATGAGATGTACCGGGAGGCGCCCATTGATAAGAAAGGAAACTTCAACTACGTGGAGTTCACCCGCATCCTCAAACATGGCGCCAAGGATAAAGACGACTAG